Within the Natranaeroarchaeum sulfidigenes genome, the region GTGTTGATAATACTTTGCGGTCTGCACGCTGACTGGTTAGTCAGCCGACACCCAGACCGCCTACAGCTGGATGAGCATCGCCGCGAGACCAAGCGCGGCGAGGCTACAGACGAGATTCCCGACGACGTGGAGTGCGGCCGTCCAGCGTCGGCCCTGTTCCCAGAGGTCGACCGCAGCAAACGAAAACGAGGAAAAGGTTGTAAACGACCCGCACGCGCCAACACCGACGAACAGCATGGCACCTTCACCCGCGCCGCCGAACGCGACCAGTCCGAGGACGAAACTGCCGACGACGTTTACGACCAGCGTTGCCCACGGGAACCGATCTGCTGGGAGGGCCTCACTGACCGCGTAGCGGAGGACTGCACCGATCGCTCCGCCGGTGCCAAGCAGGTATGCCGCCTCCATCTACGCCACCTCCACCCGCGGCACGATTGCTCTGGTCACGAAGACACGGCCGAGCAGGACCGCCGCGAAGCCGCTTGCATAACTGGCGAGAACATACGCGAGTCCGACGACTGGATCGACAGAAATCACGTCGAATACGAACGTACTGAACGTCGTAAACGAGGAGAGAAAGCCGGTCCCGAACACGAACTTCGACCTGTCCGAGAGCGCGCCGATGGTTGACGCCTCATAAAGGATCACGGCGAGTGCGAAGCTTCCGAGCACGTTGACGAGGAAGGTCGCACCAAGCGTTGATGGAACGATTAGCTCGATGAAATACCGCAGGTTCGACCCGGCAAACCCGCCGACGGCGATCAACAGAAGCGTTTCGACTCTGACGAGGGGGTGCGTGCCTGACATAGCTGTGGTGGATGTAGACAGGAGTCATCAGCCGGCGGGTGCCAGCGGTTGGGTCAGGCGGACTCCATCGCCCAGTACGGAAAGAACGGGGAGAGAACGGCTAATAAATCTGTTTGTCTTACTCCGCCGGAACGACAACGACGTCCTCGACAAGGACGTCAGCGTCGGCCGCGTCGACGTCTTCGCCGGAAAGCAGGTTCTCGGAGCCGACGGGTTCGTCCACCGAGACCGCCTCGGTGTCAGGACCGAAGTTCAGCACGACGACGACGCGTTCTCCGTCCTGTTCGCGCGCGTAGGCGACAACGCCCTCGTGAGAGGCCTCACTCTCGACTTCTTCGTAGGCCGCATCGTAGCTAAGCGGTGCGAGTTCGTCGCGGGCGGTCACCAGATCGTGGTAGTGCTCTCGAAGGTCTTCGTCGGCCTCGTGCCAGTCGACCTTCTCGCGGCGAGTCTCCTCGCCGATCTCCTGTCCGGCGTACAGCAGTGGGATACCGGGCAGCGTAAAGAGCGCGCCGGCGGCGGCTTTGGCCTGGGTCTTGCCACACTCTTCGGCGTAGCGGCTCTCGTCGTGGTTCTCCATGTAGAGCAAGAACGCGGCGTGGTCCGGGAAGCCAGTGCGCGCGCGGTTCTCGATGGCGTCGGTGATCGAGGAGGCGTCCATCGCGCCGTTGCCGACCTGCCGGAGGTTGTGATACAGCGTCGTATCGAAGTGGACGTCGAAACACAGCTCGTGGAAGTCCGCGATATACGGAATCGTCTCGTCGAGCAGGAGGAACTCCGAGTCCTCGGCTTTCACGCGGTCCCGGAGCTCCTGCCAGAAGCTCGTCGGGACGGCCCACGCCATGTCACAGCGGAAGCCATCAACCAGCGGTGCCCACTCGTCGACGGCATCGAGCAGGTGACGACGAACTTCCAGATTCTCGAAGTTGAAGTTCGCGATGTACGGCCAGTCGAAGTAGGTGCCCGGCTTGTCGTTGTCCGGGTCCTCCCACTCGTACCAGTCCCGGTACTCCGGATCGCCGATCTCGGCGCGCTTGAAGAACTCGTGCTCGCGGGCGGAGTGGTTCATCACGAGGTCAAAGAGGACCCTGATATCGTGCTCGTGACAGTCCTCGATGAACGACTCGAACTCCTCGCGGCTACCCAGGTCGTCGGCAATCGAGAAGAAGTCGACGATGTTGTAGCCGTGGTCGAAGTCGTCGTTCTGGAGCACCGGCGTCAGCCAGATACAGTCGACGCCGAAGTCGGCGAGTTCGCCGAGCCGATCCGAGAGTGCCTGAAACGTGGGTTCGTCGCCATCCGAGAAGGTACGGACGTAAATCTCGTACAGGGTGACGTCCTTGCCCCACGCCGGCGGTTCGTTGAGCCGCTCGACTGTGAGTTCGTTACCAGTCGTATCGACGGCGACCGCATCCGCAACGCTGTACGCACCGGGAGAGACGGCGACCGCGTGGAACCGGCTGTACTCGCCGATCGCTTCGACGGGAACGCGGGCGGTATGTCCCTCGACCGTGATATCGATGTCCCTCGCCGGGTCGCGGTTGTCAGCAAAGAACTCGACGTCGAGATCATCAACTGAGAGGTCGCTACCGACCGGCGGCGTCGCCTCGGCGGTGAGGACGACGTAGTCGCCATCGACGTGACCATCGAGGCGAATGCGTGGTCTGTCACCGACTCCTTCAACGCCGGTTGCAGTACCGCTTCCGCTGGCGAAGCCCGATCCGGACTGGAGACCGGAACGGAGACCGGAGCCGGACTGGAACCCGGAGCCCGATCGCGGGCCGGAGCCCGCCGGGTCGAGCAGCGGCGGACTGTACTCGGCCGGGAACGCACGAACCGTCAGTCGGTGCTCGCCATCGGGGGCGTCCAGTCCGATCGTGTACGTGCCGGGCTGGTCGGGGACGAAGGTTTCCACAGGATCGGAACCGACCGTGGCGTTGCTCTCTGCGGGCGCGTCAACGACTGACCAGCGATACGTTGCGGAGGGATCGGGATCCCTCGGTGCGAGATCGATCTCGGAGCCGACTGCCTCGAAGCGAGGCGGACCAGGATGATGCATAATCACTTCGTTCTTTGCTCTACCCCACCTTTTATTTCCCGGTTCCCGTTTTCGTATGCACCGCGGGAGCTATACGCATATCTGTCGAGATACGGTAGAAATATACCAGACACTAGACTTCTATTTGTCACCTGATGAAGTAGTATACCATTGAACAGGTCAATATATATCTCAGTAACGAACGGGCAACGATCGAATGGTTTCTCAGCGTTTGTGATGTTTTATACACTTCGGCACCCATACGAAATACGATGCAAACAGTCCTCGTGGAATCCTTCGGCGGCGCGGAGACGATGACGGTAACAGAACAGGAGCGACCGGAGCCCGGTCCCGAACAGGTACGGATCGAGGTCGAGGCTGCCGGGATCAACTTCGCCGATATCATGCAGCGTCGCGGAAAGTATCCCGGCGGTCCTGAACCCCCATACGTGCCGGGGATGGAAGCCGCCGGACGGATCGACGCGACCGGGGAGCGTGTCAATCTGGACGAGGGTGATCGGGTCGTCGCGACCGTCCCCGGCGGAGCGTACGCGGAGTACGCGCTGGCCGATCCACAGGCGATCTTTCCGATTCCCGGGGAGATGAGTTTCGACGAGGCCGCGGGCTTTCCCGTTCAGTTCCTCACTGCGCACGGCTGTCTGTTCGGATGGGGGGGCCTCGAAGCGGGCGAGCGTGTCCTGATTCAGGCCGCTGCGGGCGGTGTTGGAACCGCAGCGGTCCAGCTAGCCTCACAGGCTGGTGCCGAGGTGTTCGGCACCGCGAGCACGGCCGAAAAGCTCGATCTCGCGAGCGAACTGGGCTGTGATCACCCGATCAACTACACCGAGACCGACTTCGTCGAGGAAATCGGTTCGCTTACCGATGGCAAGGGCGTCGACCTCGTACTTGACGGTGTGGGGGGCGAGACCTTCCACGAGAGCCTCGACGCGCTCACGCCGTTCGGGCGAGTCGTCACGTACGGCGCGGCGAGCGGCGACACCGCAACGGTCGATACCGGTCGCCTGCTGTTCGAGAACAAGACCGTAATCGGGTACCATCTGGGCCGGGCGCGCTCGGCAGATCCCGGACGCGTCCTCGAAGCCGTCCCGGAGCTCACCGAGGGTCTCACGAGCGGCGATCTGGAAGTGATCGTTGGCGAATCGTTCCCCCTCGACGAGGCGTCCGCCGCTCACGAGTACATCGAAAATCGTCAGTCTTCGGGTAAAGTCGTTCTCAACCCACGCTAGAGCGGCAGATCGGTCGTGTCGATACGGCCGCGACGACCATCGAGAACGGCGAACCGCTCATCGCGCCGGGTTTCGAGCCAGTACAACAGTCGTTCTGCCCAGGCCAGCTTCTGGCGTTTCACCGGGTCGACGTCCTCGTCATCGAGATCCCATCCGGGAAACTGTAGTTCGTCAGCACCGAACTCATCGGCGAGGAACGCAGCACGGTCGCCGTCAGTGAACCCGCCGAAGTTGTAGACCGACTCAGTGGGAGCGGCCTGTGTCGTCGCGAGCACCTGCCCTTGCTCGAACTCGGGGAGGTATTCACCAAGCGCGGGGATGTTATCGCCGTGGGCGTGAACCGCCACTGGAACGCCCGCGTGTGACAGATCGATTGCCGTCTCGACGTTTTTGTCGAGATCGGTGACCATCAGATCGATGTCGATTCCCGCCTCCAGAAGGAAATCCGCGGCGACGGATGCGGCGACAACGAAGTCGGCCCTATCGGCAGTGGCTGTCTCGTGTTCCATCGAGGGGCCACCCCCTGCGATGGCGACCGTCGCTCCCGACAGTTCGGCAAACCGATCGAACGAGATTGGTGTCGCGAACTCCGCGAGGACGTCCCGTGCCCGCTCGTCGGCCGAGCGATCGAATCCGAACTCCCGGAGGATCGCCTCGTACACGGGCTCCCACTCCGCTAGCTCCATACGGGCACCTCCGAGACTGTATCACTGACAGGCGGGACTGTATGAAGACTGGCTATCCAGCGCCGTCGCTGGGTGATATGAGTCCACAGCAAGCCGCTGATGTGGGCCGGAATGGCACCTCTAAGTACCCCTACCCGAGGGCCCTTCCGGCTTCCAATCCCCTCTTTCTGGTCCTTTGGCATAAGCTTTCTCTTACTCAAGTATAGCCTGTAGTACTCCTGTAACGTCATCTATACTCGTTTTACGTTCTATTGGGGGAGGAGAACCAGTATTTTCGGAGAGTGTTTCGACGAGTGATTCCAGCGCGCGGTCCGACCCGACGAGTAGACTACTACTGTCTCCGCGAACAAACCGTACACCGGTTTGCTCTGTTGCCGTGGCGACACGATTTATCATCTCCGTCCCGAGCCCGCTCACCTCGATCGTTCGGGTGGTGAGTGTGGCTGGATCGGCCTCGGTCGCTCCGATACGATCGAGATGTCGACCGATGTCGCCCGACGTTCTGACGTCCAGCTGTTCGACGCGCACTCCGTCGCTCGACTGCTGGGCGGTTGTCCGCCCGAACTCGTGGCCGATCAGGGCCGCGTCAACCGTCTCGCGAACGTCGTGGGTGCGGATGACGTGCGCTCCACGTTCGACGGCCAAGGACGTCGCAGCGAGGCTCACGGGGAGCCGTTCGTCGGTGTCGCGTCCGGCCACATCGCCCAGGAAGTTCTTCCGGTTGATCGAGACTAACAGTGGCTGGCCGAAGCCGCGGAACTCCCGGAGCCGCCGGAACGTCTCCTGATCGTCCTCGATCGTCTTGGCCTCGCTCCAGCCGCCGAAGGCGGGATCAACGATCGTCTTGTCGGTCAGCCCGTTCTGTTTGAGAGCCTCGTACAGGCGATCGACGTAGTCGGCCTCGGCGGCCCACTCGGGCGAGCGACGTGTTTCCCAGTCGATGTCCGCGATCGCACCGGGACGATCCAGATCGGCCGGGCTTGCCATCTTCGCCACGGCGACATCGTACTCCCGGCAGATTTCGGGCATTTTCGGGTCGGCGAAGCCACAGATGTCGTTGACCATGTCGAAGCCCCGGTCCAGGGCGGCTTCGGCAACGCTCGCGTACCGGGTCTCGATCGAGAAGACGGCGTCCCCGCTAACGCTCTCGATGGTCTCGATGGCCGTATCCAGCCGTTTGAGTTCCTCCTCGGCCGACAGGACCTCGAAACGCTTGTTGGCCGATTCGAGCCCGACGTCGACGATATCCGCACCTTCGTCGATGAGTTCTTCGTCAACGTAGGCCGCCGCTTCACCCGGGTCGTCGTAGACGCTCGGGTCGTAGGGCGACTCCTCGCTGACGTTGAGCACGCCCATAATACGTGGAGGATGGTCGTCGCCGATACCGAGCCCCGCCGCGTCGACGTTTTGCATGTACGGGGAGTAGGAGTGAAGCATTATAGGGGGACCGGTCCACCTGATGGCTTCCCGGTAGTTCTCACCGGGGACAGGTTCGGGGACCGACCGACCCGCAGACGCGCTCTTTTTACTCCCGCGGTGGCTACCCCGGAGTATGAGCAAGGTAAGCATCGGTCTCCGCGGCTGGCGCTTCGACGAGGAGGCCGTCTTCACCGACGAAGGCGAGTTCCGGCCCCTCGAAGAGATGCCGCTGGACGCGAAAAAGCGACTCGTGCGGCTGCAGGATATCGTCGACGCGCCGTGTGACGCCTGCTGGCTCGAACACGGCGAGAGCAGTCCAGAGGAGTACAATCCGAGCGAGGTCGTCTACGGCGAACCGCTCTCGGAAGTGTTGCTCTGTGGCGACCACGAGAACGACCTCGTCTACTGGTTCCACGAGGCAGGTGGGAGCCAGTACGCCGAAACCGACGAGTTCGACGACGCCTTCCACGAGTGGTTCCTCGACGGCGGGCGCGCACCTGAGGGGTACGACGGCGTCGAACACGTCGCGACCGAACCGGACGAGCTTCCCGATCCGCCAGCGGTCGAGGACGACCAGCGTAAAGACGAGTGGGACGTTACCGAGAAGACCGACCTGCGGGACCTGAACCAGGAGTACCCTGGCGCGAATGAGTGAGGCACCCGCTGTTGCAGTCGTCGACGCACAGACGCCCGGCAACGTCGGCACCATCGCCCGCGCGATGAAGAACTTCGGGTTCTCGGAGCTGTTGCTCGTTGATCCCCCCGAACTCGACCGGGACGGCGAGGCCTACGGCTACGCCGGACAGGCTCGCGAGGACGTCCTGCCGAACGCCACCGAGATCGCGTTCGACGACCTCGTGTCCGGGTATCACACGGTTGGCCTGACCGCCACGACGAACCAGAACGCGACCAGCCACGTCCGATATCCGTTCTCCACGCCCGCGGAGCTGGCCGAGGAGCTCGAAACTGTGAACGCCCCCACCTGCCTCGTCTTCGGGCGCGAGGACAACGGTATGACGAACGAGGAACTCGCGCGGCTCGACGAGATCTGTGCCATTCCGGCGAGCAAGGAGTACCCGGTGCTCAACCTCGGACAGGCGGCGACGATCACGCTCTACGAGTTCCGGAATCTGGCGATATCCGATACCCAGCTACCGGATGTCGAGCGAGACCGTGCCAGCGAGGCCGAGATCGAACGTCTCTACGACCAGTTCGAGGACCTGCTCGCAGGGATCGGCCATCCAGAAGAAAAACGCGCGAAGTCCGGACGCATGTTCCGGCGGCTGATCGGACGTGCCCACCCGACCGACCGGGAGGCAGTAACGCTGCTTGGCATCGTCCGTCGGGCAACGGAATCCATCAATCGGAAAACGGAGTCGGTCAGTCAGGACCGCGATTGAGCGGCGACGATCTCCTTCCGGTCGAGCTTCTCCTTGTCCAGCCAGAGCCAGTCCTCTCGTGGGCGCTTTTCTCCCTCGTTTGTACGAGCCTCGTCGCTGTCGAGCTGATCGCCGATGATCTCGCTTGCAGTCAGAACCTCTGGACCCCGTTCATCGTCGATGATCTCTTTGGGAGTCAGTTGGTCTGGTCCACTCATATGAGATCGTACCACAGCACCGGTCCTTAGTATGACCTCCATACGACTGGAGTAAGGAGCGTTTACCACCATACATCGCTGGTATTGTCGCAACCAGAGGACAGCCGAAAGCGCCGGAGAGCTAGTCGGCGTCCTGTTCGACCGTCCGACCGCCGTCAGTGCGAGCGGTCGTGAGGTCGGCTGCGGTCGACCGGCCGAGGATACCAGTCGCGGCGAGCAACGAGCGGATCGACTCCCGTTTGATCAGGGCGAATCCGCTGGCGATCGTGACAAGCCCGAGAACCGTCAGAGCGTCGACGACCGTGCCCAGCAGGAGCCAGCTGATGCCGATCGCGACGACAGGCTCGGCGTACCCGACGAGGTTGACCTGGATCGCACCGCTCCGGTCGAGCAACTCGAAGTACAACAGGAAGGCAAGCACGCCGGAGATGATTGTCAGGTAGCCATAGGAGAGTACGGCAGTCGTCGTCACCTTGATCGCACCGAGTGACTCGCCGCTTGCGAACGCCCAGCCAAACAGGACGCCCGCACCGAGCAGCATCGACCACGCCTGCAGGGTTTCGATCGGCAACCCGGCGTCGATGGGACGGATAAGCACGCTCCCGAGCGCAAACGCGGCCGCAGACGCGAACACGAGTGCAACACCGATCGTCACGTCGGAGCCGAGGGCGGTACGCGAGGGCTGGACGACAAGTCCGACGCCGATCAGACCGAGGACGAACCCGGCGATACTGACCGCACTGAGACGCTCGTTCGGCAGAATCGCGCCCGCAAAGGCGACGGTGAGGATCGGCGCGGTACTGACGACTGTTGCCGCGACTGCCCCCGAGACGTACAGCTCACCGATGTACAGCAGGCCGTGGTACAGCGCAATGACGAACACGCCCGCCACGACTACGGCGAGCCACTCGCTCCGACCGGTTGGTCTGGACCGATCGGTGACGACCGCGGCGTAGCCCAGCACGATCAGACCCGCCACACCGTATCGAAGCGCCGCGAACAGTAACGGGGGGACGTACTCCAGCCCGATCTCGATCGCGACGAACGAACCGCCCCAGGAGAGAGCGAGCAACGAAAACAACACCAGATTACGGAATCCAGATGGGATAGATCCGATCGTTCTCATATCGAATTCGGAATTCCTGGGTTAACTTATAGTCTACTACAAGAAGACGTGTTGTATTGGATGATGGTTTACACAAATGGATTATATTCAACGACCCTGTGATATCTACCAATCAAGTTAGAGATATCTCCAATTACATACGCCAAAGAACATTTGTATCGATCGGCATAATGAGCAGTATGGACGAGCGCGACGTTCGACTGTTGAAGGCGATAGCGGAGCTCGGAACGGGGAGCCCCGAACGACTCCACGAGGAGACCGGGATCCCCGTCTCGACGATCCACTACCGGCTCTCGAATCTCCGGGAGGAAGGAGTCATCGAAAACGACCGCTACGAGATCGATCTCGACGAACTCGGACTCGGCGTCACCGTGCTCGTGGAGATCCACGCCGACTACGAGGGGTCCTACGAGGAGTTCTCCGACCGGTTGCTGACCGTCGAAGGCGTCACAAACGTCTACTTCACCATGGGCGAGACCGATTTTATTGTGGTCGCTCGGCTGAGCAGTAGCGAGACGGTCGAACGGCTGATCGCTGACTTCGAGCAGATCGACGGTGTCGACCGAACGGACTCGACGTTCGTCATCTCGGCCATCGAAGAACGGGACGCCCTGCAGAGTTACAGTCTGGACACGCTGCTGGAAGAGCTTATCGACTAGATCAGGCCCGCTTCTGGATCTCCTCGCGCAGGAGTTCGCTGACGAGATCACCGTCTGCCTTCCCGCGGAGCGCGCCCATGCATTCGCCCATCAGTCCGGAGAAGGCGGCCATTCCCTCCTCGCTGACCTGCTCGGCGTTGCGTTCGACGACCTCGACAACTGCCTCCCGCACCTCATCTTCGGCCGCGCTGCCGAGGCCCTTCTCCTCCGCGAGTGCTGCGGCGTCGGCTTCCGGCTCCTCGGCGAGCGCGGTCAGTAGCTCGGGGACGCCCTCCCTGGCGAGGTCGCCTCCCTCGACAAGCCCGAAGACGTCGAGGAAGTGCTCGTCGTCGAGTGCCTCGACCGGCACGTCGTCGCGCCGGAGTTCAGTCACCGTACTTTCGAGGGTTCCAGCCGCGAGCGTCGGGTCGACACCGTCTGCGACGGCACGCTCGAACAGCGGCATTTTGCGGCCGTACGCGACCTGTTCGGCCAGCCCCTCGCCGAGGCCGAACTCGGACTGGTAGCGCTCGACTTTCTCGGTGAGGAGTTCGGGTTCCTCGACCTCCGTGACGTCCGGTTCGACCGGCGGGACATCCGTCTCGGGATACATTCGCGCTGCACCGGGCAAGGGCCGAAGGTACTTCGAGGTAGTGTCCTGATTCGCGTCGCGGGTTTCCTCCGGGACGCCCTCGATGGCTTTCTCGGCTCGCTCCGCGGCGGCCTCGATGGCGTTTCTGGCGACATCCTCGCTCGCGGCAACGATGGCGACGGCGTCGTCTTCCTCCGCTCCGACCGCCTCTCGTAGCGCAGTGACTTCCTCCTCGGTGACGCCGTAGGCCGGTAGCTCGTCGGTGTGGAAGATGCCACCCGCGCCGTGGCGTTTCGCGTGGTCCGAGAGTTCGGTCCCGAGTCGGCGGTCGGGCTGCAGCTCCGCACCGACGAGTCCGTCGAAGCCGTACAGGGGAACGGCGGTGACAGCCCCGCCATCGTCCAGCGCGCCGCGGATGACACCGCTGTCGGTGTCCGCAAAGACATCCGAGACGTCCTGTACGTCCCCGACCTCGGCATCGCGCGCTTCGAGTTCGTCGCGGATCTCCAGCAGACGGGCCTGTCGCTGTACCTCGTTGCGAACGATATCGTCGATATCGTCGAGACTTTGCACCCCTTTGAGTTCGACGCGCGCGCCCTCGGCGATCGAGATGTTGACATCCTGACGGATCGTCCCCAGACCCCGCTTGACTGCGCCCGTCGAGCGAAGCAGCATCCCGATGCGCTCGGCGGCGTCGCGGGCCTGCTCTGGCGTCGAGATATCGGGTTTCGTGCCGATCTCGACGAGCGGGATACCCAGCCGATCGAGACTGAATCTGACGCCTGTCTCGGTTTCCGTGACGCGCTGGGCGCTCTCCTCTTCGAGCATCAGATCCTCGATTCCGACCGGACCCTCGGTTGTCGAAATTTCGCCCTCGTCGGCGATCTTCGTCGTGCGCTGGAAGCCGGTCGTGTTCGAGCCGTCGACGACGATCTTCCGCATGACGTGAGCCTGATCGACCGGCGTCATATCCAGTAGCTGGGCGATTTCGAGCGCGACCGCGAGCGCCTCCTCGTCCAGTTCCCGCGGCGGCTCGTCGTCCTCCTCGACGAGACAGGTCGTGTCGTAGGCGAGATACTCGAACTCCCGTTCGACCTGACTTTCTTCGAGCGCGGCGTCGTCGATTTCGCCGAGCTCGGATTTCGTCGGATGGAGATAGCGGGTGAATCTGCGCGTCGACTCCTCGGGCTCGCGGAGCTCTGTCGGGCAGTTACAGAACAGCTTCGTCGCCGTATCGAGTTGCTGGTGGATCTCCAGCCCGGCGACGAGGCCGAGTTCCTCGTAATCGTACTCGGTCATTGTTGGCCACTCGGTCGGCGAGGGGTAAAAAACCGTTCAGTTCCGGCCGCAGCGACGGCCCCGGACAAGCTTCGAAATTTGAAGCGTTATGCTACACTATTTGAAGTAACCGAAAGGGCACCGAACAGCGTCGCACTGAGTGTTGGTTTCGTCGCTGTGAAGCTCTCCGAACTACTGACCCTGCTCGACGCCCGTCGCGTCCAGCCGATACAGGTCCTCCGTTAGTCCCTCCCCATCACAGTCGTCGTTCGGGCACTGATAATGCCAGCCGTCTCGCGTCGCGGCGGCCTCACTGAACTGGTCACCGCACTGCTGGCAGAGCAGCGTTTCCTCTACGCAGGTGTCGCGGTGCAGCTCCAGCCGGAGCTTCGTGGAAAACGTCTGATTACAGATACGACAGGTGTGCATACTACAACTTCGGATTGTGGCCTCAAAAGTACATACGATTGTTCTCGTCTGTGAAGACCGGTAACACGGTCGTAGTAGCCGGCGAGAACCGCCAGATGTCGGGTCGGTTACGGGGCAACACAAGCATTATCAAAACAATCAGAAACCAAATCGCGAGTACGGAAGCGACGGGTATAACGTATCAAACTTCTGTGCAGACGTCAGGGCTGGCGTCAGTCCTCGCCGAGGATTCCGGGCGAAGTCATCTTTGCGGGGTCGAGGACCTCGTCAACCTCGTCCTCGGAGAGATAGCCGTTCTCGATCACGACTTCGCGTACCGTCTTCCCTTCTTTGAGCGCCGTCTTCGCTGCAGTCGAGGCCTTATCGTAGCCGATATGCGGGTTGAGCGCGGTTGCAAGCGCCATCGACTGTTCGACCTGTCGTTCGCAGTGCTCGGCATTGGCCTCCAGCGGATCGACGAACCGTTCTGCGAACACCTCGCTGGCGTTGGACAGCATGTTCGCGGACTGCAGGAAGTTGTAAGCAAGGACGGGCTTGTAGAGGTTCAGGTCGATCTGTCCCTCGGCCGTACCGGTGGAGACGGCGGCGTCGTTGCCGACAACCTGTTTGTGAACTTGATTGACCGACTCGGCGACGACAGGGTTGATCTTGCCAGGCATGATCGAGGAGCCGGGCTGGTTCTCGGGCTGTTCGAGTTCGCCGAGTCCGTTCCGGGGGCCGGAGGCAAGCAGGCGCAGATCGTTGGCGATCTTGTTCAGCGATCCGGCGACGACCCGAAGCGCGCCGTGGGCTTCGCTCATCGCGTCGTGGGCCGCCTGCGCCTCGAAGTGGTTGTCGGCTTCGCGGAACGCCAGACCGGTCTCCTCACTGATGTACTCGGCCGCGCGCTCGGCGAACTCCTCGTGAGTGTTGAGGCCGGTTCCGACTGCCGTCCCGCCCAGTGCGAGTTCGCCGAGATGCTCGCGTGTCGACTCTGCGCGTACGATCCCCTTCTCGACCTGCGCACGATAGCCGCCGAACTCCTGACCGAGGCGGACTGGCGTTGCGTCCTGCAGGTGTGTGCGACCCGTCTTGACGATCCCATCGAATTCGGCTTCTTTCTCCGCGAGAGCGGATTCGAGAATTTCGAGGGCGGGCAGCAGGTCCTTTTCGACGGCTTCGAGCGCTGCCACGTGCATCGCGGTCGGGATCACGTCGTTGCTCGACTGGCCGAAGTTGACGTGGTCGTTCGGGTGGACCTCACGGGTTCCGATCTCGCCGCCCACGATCTCCGTTGCGCGGTTGGCGATCACCTCGTTGGCGTTCATGTTCGAGGACGTCCCGCTCCCTGTCTGGAAGACGTCGACGGGGAAC harbors:
- a CDS encoding Lrp/AsnC family transcriptional regulator gives rise to the protein MDERDVRLLKAIAELGTGSPERLHEETGIPVSTIHYRLSNLREEGVIENDRYEIDLDELGLGVTVLVEIHADYEGSYEEFSDRLLTVEGVTNVYFTMGETDFIVVARLSSSETVERLIADFEQIDGVDRTDSTFVISAIEERDALQSYSLDTLLEELID
- the gatE gene encoding Glu-tRNA(Gln) amidotransferase subunit GatE codes for the protein MTEYDYEELGLVAGLEIHQQLDTATKLFCNCPTELREPEESTRRFTRYLHPTKSELGEIDDAALEESQVEREFEYLAYDTTCLVEEDDEPPRELDEEALAVALEIAQLLDMTPVDQAHVMRKIVVDGSNTTGFQRTTKIADEGEISTTEGPVGIEDLMLEEESAQRVTETETGVRFSLDRLGIPLVEIGTKPDISTPEQARDAAERIGMLLRSTGAVKRGLGTIRQDVNISIAEGARVELKGVQSLDDIDDIVRNEVQRQARLLEIRDELEARDAEVGDVQDVSDVFADTDSGVIRGALDDGGAVTAVPLYGFDGLVGAELQPDRRLGTELSDHAKRHGAGGIFHTDELPAYGVTEEEVTALREAVGAEEDDAVAIVAASEDVARNAIEAAAERAEKAIEGVPEETRDANQDTTSKYLRPLPGAARMYPETDVPPVEPDVTEVEEPELLTEKVERYQSEFGLGEGLAEQVAYGRKMPLFERAVADGVDPTLAAGTLESTVTELRRDDVPVEALDDEHFLDVFGLVEGGDLAREGVPELLTALAEEPEADAAALAEEKGLGSAAEDEVREAVVEVVERNAEQVSEEGMAAFSGLMGECMGALRGKADGDLVSELLREEIQKRA
- a CDS encoding HVO_2901 family zinc finger protein, whose product is MHTCRICNQTFSTKLRLELHRDTCVEETLLCQQCGDQFSEAAATRDGWHYQCPNDDCDGEGLTEDLYRLDATGVEQGQ
- a CDS encoding class II fumarate hydratase, producing MADDDYRTEEDSLGEMQVPADAYWGAQTQRAVENFPISGLTFGRRFIRALGVVKKSAARANRDLGLIPEEKADAIVEAADEVIAGEHDDQFPVDVFQTGSGTSSNMNANEVIANRATEIVGGEIGTREVHPNDHVNFGQSSNDVIPTAMHVAALEAVEKDLLPALEILESALAEKEAEFDGIVKTGRTHLQDATPVRLGQEFGGYRAQVEKGIVRAESTREHLGELALGGTAVGTGLNTHEEFAERAAEYISEETGLAFREADNHFEAQAAHDAMSEAHGALRVVAGSLNKIANDLRLLASGPRNGLGELEQPENQPGSSIMPGKINPVVAESVNQVHKQVVGNDAAVSTGTAEGQIDLNLYKPVLAYNFLQSANMLSNASEVFAERFVDPLEANAEHCERQVEQSMALATALNPHIGYDKASTAAKTALKEGKTVREVVIENGYLSEDEVDEVLDPAKMTSPGILGED